A region of the Leptospira stimsonii genome:
ATACTTCTTTCCGATGAAAGTTATCAGAAAATACGAAATCGGCGGAAATATACGTTTCAGGAATTGGGCAAGGTTTCGGTAAAAGGAAAAGAAAACCTGATCGGTGTCTATGAAGTCAAATAAGATTCAAGAATGGCGCTCGCGGAAGCTTTAATCGCTTCCCTCAATTCTTTAGGTTCGATTACGATCACTCTGTTCGCGAATCCTAGAATGTTATGCAGAGCCCATTCTTTTGTTTCGAAATTGACACTTGCTCTTATCCAAGTGTCATCTATTTTAGAGTATTCTAATATATAACTATATGCGAATTTTCTGAAATGTTCCAGTTCGTTGCTTTTGATTTTGAGGGAGACGGAATAGGACGGGAGTTTCGAGAAGAATTCCTGCGTGCTTTCCTGCCAGTGTTTTTCTAAGTCGAATTTTTTCGGTCTTTCAAAAGTTTCTCCGAGTTGTGCCTCGAGAATTCTTGAAATACGAAAGGTTCTAAATTCTTTTCCATATTTTGCGATGAGATACCAAACCTTCCCTTTGGCTACAAGTCCTAAGGGGAGAACGATTCTTTTTTTGGAGGCTTCGTCCGACTTGTAACGAAGAATCACCTTTCGATTCTCCCAAACGGCTTCCTGCAATAAAGGAAGAAACGGGAATTCTTCCTTCCAATTTCCCCAACCCGCGCCGTCGATATGAATTCTTTGGCGAATCATCTCGGCTTCTTCTTGATAGGCCGGTGGGAGCGACGCCATAAATTTCATGAATGCGGAATCGAATTCCTTTTTCCTTCCGAGATCGGAAGCGATCCGTGTGGAACTCGTGAGAATCATCGAAAAGATCTCTTCCTTTTTCATACCGGTAAGATTGGTTCTATAACCCTGTGATAATTCCCATCCGCCTTTCGAACCTCTTTCCGCAAAAACCGGAACACCCGAAGCGCTGAGCGCTTCCATGTCCCTGTGAATCGTTCTTTCCGAAACCTCGAGTTTACGGGCTAAATCTTTGGAAGAAATTCTTCCCTTTGCTTGGAGTTGAAGTAGAATGGAAAGTAATCGATCCGCGCGCATGATTCAAGCTTAGCACAAAAAATATGACAAAATCTGTCATGTATTTCTTTATAAAATCGAAAAAAATCCGTTTTTAGAAATCGCTTCCTGATATATGACAGAACTTGTCATCTTCCTCCAAGTAAGATAATAGAATGAAAGAAAGGATTTTGGCTGGTAAGGTGGCTTTAGTAGCCGGAGGAACACGGGGTGCAGGAAGGGGCATCGCGATCTCGTTAGGTGAAGTAGGTGCTACCGTTTATGTTACGGGAAGAAGCACGAGAGCGTCTCGTTCGGAAATGAATCGTACGGAGACCATTGAAGATACGGTCGATTTGATCCACAAAAACGGTGGGAAAGCGTTTGCGATAAGAACCGATCATACGGATTCCGATCAGGTTCGCGAACTCATACAAAAAATCGATCTTGAGCAGGGTAAGTTGGATATTCTTGTCAACGACATTTGGGGAGGAGATCCTTATATTCGTTGGGAGGAACGATTCTGGGAACATTCTTTGGAAAACGGAATCAAGGTTCAAAGGACTTGTTTGGAATCGCACCTCATTACCAATTATTTCGCGGCTCCTTTGATGATTCGAAATCGTTCGGGTTTAATCTTAGAGATCACCGACGGGATCGATTATCGTTATCGAGGAAATCTATATTACACTTTAATAAAGTCTTCTATCATCAATCTTTCCCGTTCCATTTCCGAGGAATTAAAGCCGTACGGAATCACGGCTCTCTCTCTAACACCCGGTTTTCTGAGGTCGGAGGCCATGCTCGATCATTTCGGAGTTCGCGAAGAAAATTGGAGGGACGCGACAAAAAAGGATCCGCATTTTATCGTTTCTGAAACTCCCGCTTATATCGGTCGAGCCGTGGTCGCGCTCGCCGCTGATAAGAACGTATTTTCAAAAACGGGAACTTCGACGAGTACTTGGAAATTATCGGAAGAATACGACTTTACGGATTTGGATGGAAGTCGACCGCACTGGGGAAATTACTTTAAAGAAAAATTCGGAGAAGAATTATGAAACCTGAATATTCTCAAGATAGAGTTTTACTCGAATCCAATGTTTTAGAGGTTTCCACCGGAATTCTGAGTATGGTTTCACGAATTCTTTTCCCCGGTTCGCTTTCCAGAACCGTTTCCAACTCTTCCGAGACGGAGGCAAAATCGGAACCAGCGTTGCAATTGGAATCGACTGAATTGTAAATCTAGAAGATTCGATTCTTGTAACCGAAAGGGATCTCTTCCGGGAGAACCCATCTTCCTTCGATTATATTCAAAATAGTTCGATTCTTTTTGGATAGAATGAGAATTGAATTCATGAAGACTTTTGAAAGAGTTCTTAAATTCTACGATTTGTTTTCGAACTTTAGATGATTCATAAGGAGAAATAAATGAAACAGTATTTAGTAAGAATTTTGAGTTACGGTTTTTTAGTCTGGCTGATTCCTTTTGCCGTTGCGATTCCGTTTCACTCAAGGGATGGGAAACTCCTGACCGACATGTTTTTGTTTAAGACGGTTATGATTCTCGTAGG
Encoded here:
- a CDS encoding helix-turn-helix transcriptional regulator, with the translated sequence MRADRLLSILLQLQAKGRISSKDLARKLEVSERTIHRDMEALSASGVPVFAERGSKGGWELSQGYRTNLTGMKKEEIFSMILTSSTRIASDLGRKKEFDSAFMKFMASLPPAYQEEAEMIRQRIHIDGAGWGNWKEEFPFLPLLQEAVWENRKVILRYKSDEASKKRIVLPLGLVAKGKVWYLIAKYGKEFRTFRISRILEAQLGETFERPKKFDLEKHWQESTQEFFSKLPSYSVSLKIKSNELEHFRKFAYSYILEYSKIDDTWIRASVNFETKEWALHNILGFANRVIVIEPKELREAIKASASAILESYLTS
- a CDS encoding SDR family oxidoreductase → MKERILAGKVALVAGGTRGAGRGIAISLGEVGATVYVTGRSTRASRSEMNRTETIEDTVDLIHKNGGKAFAIRTDHTDSDQVRELIQKIDLEQGKLDILVNDIWGGDPYIRWEERFWEHSLENGIKVQRTCLESHLITNYFAAPLMIRNRSGLILEITDGIDYRYRGNLYYTLIKSSIINLSRSISEELKPYGITALSLTPGFLRSEAMLDHFGVREENWRDATKKDPHFIVSETPAYIGRAVVALAADKNVFSKTGTSTSTWKLSEEYDFTDLDGSRPHWGNYFKEKFGEEL